A segment of the Bombus huntii isolate Logan2020A chromosome 9, iyBomHunt1.1, whole genome shotgun sequence genome:
TTTAGGTACCATGGAAATTGTGTCTCTCGGAGCAATCGCGATAGGTTTGATAAACGTTGGCTCTGCCGACGCTGAAGCCTCGTCGACGCTTCTGCAGAGATTGATAGAGCTTACACCTCAAAAGCTGTCTAGTACCTACTCCAGGTTAAAGACAGAAGTATATCTATCAAATACGTTTCACGACCGTGCGAACGAGGGTTCGTTTGACCTTGTTTTTGTAGATTTCTACCGCTGGCGCTGGGTATGATCTACATGGGTTGTCGCGACATCATAGACGCACCTTCAGCTGCGCTCGAAGTCTTACCTGACCCCTACAAGCTTGCTGCGCAGACTATGCTGGAGGCAATGCTTTCTTCTTTGTTAAAATGTTCTATGATCTATCATAATCTTCaggattcgaaaatatttcattggtCTCAGGTGTGTGCATATGCCGGTACAGGAGATGTATTGATCGTTCAAGGACTATTACGAATTTGTTCGGAACCGGCGAACGGCGAAGGCGTTCCCGTCACCCCGGTTAACAGTCCTACGAGCTGCTGCTGCGATCAGCGGTCTCGAATCGTCGAATTTTCTGAGAagagaacgaaagagaaattAGAAGAGAAGCATGCAGGATCAAAGTAATCGGAAATTTATCTATCGTTAATATCTACCGGCACTTTTCTACAATTTCTTGCGTACTCTTCAGGAATATTGGATCGACGCAGGCCATAGCTACCTTGGGTGTCGCTGCCGTTGGGTTAGGAGAGGGAAAAGAGGACTCGAGGATCTTCGGACAGGTGATAAAAAGTCCTTAAACGCGAATAAAAGCGATCAGTCTGTTTGCACGAACGATCGTTCTTCAGATAGGAAGATACGGTCCCACGGCTGCGAGACGCGCGATGCCACTCGCTCTAGGTCTATCCTTTTTGTCAAATCCAGACTTGTCAGTCTTGGATGTACTGAACAAATACAGCCACGACAACGATTCTGACGTAGCTAACAATGCGATCTTTGCTCTCGGTCTTGTCGGTGCTGGGACGAATAATGCGCGTCTCGCCACTATGCTGAGGCAACTGGCCTGTTACCACGCGAAGAACCCCACGCACCTGTTCCTCGTTCGAATTTCCCAAGGCTTGGTCCATCTTGGCAAAGTAAAAAAGACCGATTAAAAATTGTGTCGATCTTAATCGACGAACGATTGgtttagtaaataaaaaattgtttatcagGGTACGTTGTCGATATCTCCTTTGCGATACGCTTCCAAGGTGTTGGACAAGGTCGCCTTAGCTGGATTACTGGTAGTTCTGGTGGCGTTTCTTGATTGTCAAAATCTGATCCTGTCGAAATCACATTATTTGATGTATTGTCTGGCGCTTGCGATGGAACCTAGATGGTTGGTCACCTTGGATGAAAATTTGCAGGTATGTATTGACCATTTTCCTCGTGGGCAAAGATAATTTAACGCTACGCGAATATTCGAGACCGATCGGATTGTATTTTGATCAGAGTCTACCGGTGTCTGTGAGGGTTGGAAAGGCTGTAGACATCGTGGGCAAAGCTGGCAATCCTAAATCCATCTCTGGTGGATACGTTCACACGACGCCAACGTTGCTTTCCTCCGGAGAAAGAGCAGAACTTGCTCTAGACGAGTACGAGGCGTTGTCCAGCGTTTTGGAGGGCTTCGTTATTCTTCGAGAGAAATCGAACGTTTCTTAGATTTTCCGCTGGAATAATAGAAGATAGTGGATAATAAAAGAACACGGCAGATTGCGAAAGGCAACGCTGGGAcaagtgatttatttatttcatgagATAGTAATAAGAAATACGATCGACAGAAGTGTATTATGTAAGGCGAAGAAATTACTAGGAACCAAAGTGCGAACGACGAATCgtttatacgatatatcgtaatgtataattttccatgctgtttttaataaaaagtagGAGTAAAATTTTCGAGAAAGAAGAGTCGTTTGAAGAAAATCTTGTACAATAACGGATCGATACCACACATGTTTGTAACGCATCACTTTGACAACGACGAGACGTGGAAAGTACGCAAGTGACACGAGCAAAGGTTCGATCGCGTCGTTGAATGCATCGATAAGAATGCGAAGAGACCGCGTGAATACTAGGCGTAGGTTTGCGTTCATTTAATTCGAGGGACTAGCGGAAGCAATGTGCTCTATACAACAGAAATATACATTGGTTCGCATTGCACGGTAATATATGACACGGTGCACCATGATCTGACAGCGGTCactaaattaaaatacatcgTTAACGCGTGACTCTTGTTCGATTAAAAACGAGCCGGTAAAACGCAATAGGACGAAAAGACAGAAAGGAATTAAACAGAAGCGAGACGTATGAGAGAAAACGAGATGAAAAAACGTAAAAGATGATGCACGAtcgacgaaagaaacgaaagtaAGCTCGAGTAACGATCGAAATTTGGCTTCTATCGATAAAACATTGCAAATGAAAGAGGAATATTGCAGTTTATTGGTTCTGAAAGTGTGTACAAAAGCGGACAACTAGGAAACGAGAAACGATATCACGCGGATAAGAGAACTCTCTGTTCCTGTCCCTTTTTCGTTTGCTTTGCTAAATATACACACAAATGATATATTCTTTCACGCAGAGTACATGGTTACTTTTCTCCTTAAagtttttgtttatttttctcttcgtcTGGTGAGTTCGCAAAGTCGCATTGCACAAGATCATGGAGCACGTTCCCATCTTCTCGTAGCGAAGCCGTGAGAAAAACACTGCAAGAAATTTCACGAACGTACGCAACGCGTACTTTATCGAAAGTGCTCTCTCGCGACTTCACGTGTTCAGAAATCTCCGccgatttttatatatatatatatatataggcaCGTATGACTCAGGGCGAGGcgaaatgtagaataaaatgtaattttcagCTCGTTCAAAGGACGCACATCCCCGCGTGTATGTTTTTCCCGCCAGATCGAAAACGCACCCACCCCCCCATcgttatttactttttttttcttacgtTTTTCATTGCGTTGCAGAGTCGCGACCGGTTCAGATATACGTTACGCTCCACGAAATCGTACAAAAATTTGTATCCCGTTGGATCAAATTTAACGGTTGCATTTCAACGTACGCACACCTTTTCTTTCGCGTCTTCAGCTTGCCGCCTGACATACTCGCATAAGGTAGAACAACTGTCTGtgataaatgttattttttcccccttttttattttcccgTTTCTCCATAATTTTCGCTTATCCAAATACACGTAAATACGTTCGCGATATATATCTCTAATCGCACTGCAGAACTCTTTTTCGTGTATCGTCGATACGAGTCAAGGGAAATCGAGTTAAGGAAAATCTTATACCTATGTATAGTAGTTTGCCAACAGATACGTCGTCTGTACGCATGTGTTGAAATAGTGAAACAACATGCAAAATTAACGATAGTATTTAAATACGTTGATAATTACGTCATCCGGCAAGCTGAACTTCCTATCTACTTACATGTATCTTAAATTTTTCATGTTGcttatagtaaaatataataataataatagttaaaaattaataataataataataataataataataataataataataataatagtgatAGCTCCTATGATAGCAGGCAGCGCGTTTGTGTTATAACCTTTTGCAAATAGTAAATGTGTTCTGTGATTCAAGCGAATTCTCAAAATGgtgtatatacgtatgtgaacgtatatatacatatataagtatatatatatatatatatatacttccTCGTACTTCCGTTGCTTCTTTCATCCTTTCTGGTTCATTCGTTTATTTACAACAACGCATGTATGTCAGCTACATAGTGTTACCATTTCTCTGGTTTTTATTCGCTTTAAATCTTGCACATCTTCCCGCCGCGCTATTTTATACGTCGACATTCGTGGGGAAAAACTCTAAGTTACAAGACGATGTTCCTGTTAAATGATAAAACCTCAGACGATGTTTGTCACCCTTATATTCAGCTACTTCGCTAAAATTATTACCCATCTACCGTTTTCACTTTTCAAACCGTGAAATTCATGGTCATGAAAGTGTACATGTTAGATACAGGATGACAGCTTTCTCTTTCTCAAATCGTTCCCTCTGAAACGATCATCGATAACAGTAGTCGATGTACCACCTTCCTTCGTTAATAATGTCGGATCAAGCGTTTGAAGGTTTCAACTTGTTTCCATTCTCCGTTTCGTCTTCGACTTTTATACGTACGGCAGGTCTTTTTTGTTAAGCACAGAAACGGATAAACATATTTCTCTCCCTTATTCTTATGAACAGCGAAGATTGTCCCGAAAGAAGCACCGAAGTCACAGGGTGATGAAGTAGTTTGTCAATGATTAGAGTCAAGCTGCCTGTGGATTCGTTGCTGAGAGAACAAAATTGACATCGAATTGTAGTGCGCTCCTTTGTGTCGATGAGTTTGCGCCATCGTGTGGACGTCGAACACATGTTTATACGCGTGTGTACGCATCTATACGTTTATTTGTGAGTGTATGAGCGTACGATCGAGATTCTCTCGATCGTTTTTCAtccacgacgacgacgacgacgacgacgacgatgatttGATATCGATGTTCGCGATCAAAGACCAGTACGGATCGTTGGTTCCCCGAACATGTGTTCCtcattttcttctctctcgttATACACCTATCACGCTGAAGGAATGTACACTCTATAACACGATAACACAGTCGTGACACGATGAAGGTAATAAGTAGAACACGTAGCGTGGTTGTTGCCGGTTAAAACAGCCGGGCGCGTCTTTTGATTTCGTTACGACGCCATTGCGGTAGTCTATAGAACTCGGCACGAGTAAATTGAAGAACTGCCTCGAATTCCGCGTCAGAAAGGTGCCGCTGCAAAACACAATTAAACATCGGTAAAATAATCGTCTCTATTCGTGCCGGATgagaaattttctatttactcGATAATCGCTTCGTCAGTCACGATCATTCGATCCATTCATCCACCAATTTCTCTAGGTCCTATACTTCAGTTTTTTACAAAGTAAAAGAGGAATTTATTGGAGAGAAATTCAAGCGTTATTCTAGCGTTCCAAAAGGAATTCTACGTGTTCTAGACTCAGCGGTTATAGTTAAACGTTTTAATAACTCACTTCGAGATTGCAACGATCCACGTCAGCGGGCAGCCTGTAGTTGGTGATGACAAGCAAGTGGTAAGGGTAGAGTTTCGGCGGTTCGGACGGCGCCGTTCCCATATCTGGCAGTGATCTCCTTACGTGATGGCCCCCGTGACTTCCGACTACCGAACCTAGGCCACCTGTATACGTGGTAGATGATGGCAGCATTCCACCATCATTCTGAAGCACCATTCGATCGTTAATTTCGTCGTAACGCGATTCATTATGACGTGTGATGAGCGTTAATAGCGGTGCAGCCGTTCAAAAGCTTCTCgcatgaaatttcaattttgattTTCCGCTTGAATCGATAcggtaaaagaaaaaaaaaaaagaaaaaaaagaagagagagaaacgtACACGTTCTGAAAAATTTGCGAGAATCTTTCATCTCTGCAACGAACCTATTGTTGCACGTTACAAGAATCGATATATCGCAGCAACAAAAAAGTTGGCAAAACACCGCGTTTGTTAATGACCGATTCGACGCAACTTAACACGAGACAGACCACAGAACTATGACCACATAGTTAGACTGAAACGAACGATAGGAACTGGCATTTTACGGATTAATCCTTTGACTCGTTGCTTTACGATAGGAAATCGTTGCGTGCATGTGCATTAAACTAGTCGATACAATTGTTGCACGatttattcttttacttttttaaatactttcgaCAGACCAGAAAGACAAGAAAGCAATCGGGGCACGCGTCACACACGCACAAACTCGTGCACGTTAATTTCAGTTTAGGCGTATAGTTCCGTTTTCCGTCACGTACGCACAAATTATGCCATGGATGCAGAATATGCAGTCAAATCGTGAGAACAGCGCAACTACGCGACAGTCTCGTTAGCGTTATTCGAGAT
Coding sequences within it:
- the LOC126869445 gene encoding 26S proteasome non-ATPase regulatory subunit 2-like translates to MLISLSQLRLLMQTSTTSMTSVPKPLKYLKNSYNDMKNAHKRIRRRDVKRQFAEVLSVLSMAGATPGSKECLRYCTDGEVTNPGEWGHEYVRQLEAEIVDEWTNALVKDEDRIRTQLTPLVNGIIKFDMKHNAEIPGCDLCLEIDQLNFLNESLDNTNFERVCRYLESCAAYSEDIERRQILQTVVDHYLRFQEYCKAMLVALQLGDSDLVHKCLTTCPDDLMRKQLSFILVRQRENPLKKDYEGGDAKDIEAILSNSHVNNHYHLLARELDILEPKHPDDIYKTWLETNTLRRAEYDSARANLAATFVSGFVHAGFGQDKLMANTADCWVYKNKEHGMLSATASLGLIHMWDVDGGLVPIDKYLYTNDHNIKAGALLAIGLVNCGVRNECDPALALLSDYVYSENITLRIGAVLGLGLAYAGSQRSDVTELLTGVLVDEASTMEIVSLGAIAIGLINVGSADAEASSTLLQRLIELTPQKLSSTYSRFLPLALGMIYMGCRDIIDAPSAALEVLPDPYKLAAQTMLEAMLSSLLKCSMIYHNLQDSKIFHWSQVCAYAGTGDVLIVQGLLRICSEPANGEGVPVTPVNSPTSCCCDQRSRIVEFSEKRTKEKLEEKHAGSKNIGSTQAIATLGVAAVGLGEGKEDSRIFGQIGRYGPTAARRAMPLALGLSFLSNPDLSVLDVLNKYSHDNDSDVANNAIFALGLVGAGTNNARLATMLRQLACYHAKNPTHLFLVRISQGLVHLGKGTLSISPLRYASKVLDKVALAGLLVVLVAFLDCQNLILSKSHYLMYCLALAMEPRWLVTLDENLQSLPVSVRVGKAVDIVGKAGNPKSISGGYVHTTPTLLSSGERAELALDEYEALSSVLEGFVILREKSNVS